A single Cryomorphaceae bacterium DNA region contains:
- a CDS encoding nitronate monooxygenase, giving the protein MEDNRITQLLGIELPIIQAGMIWCSGWELASAVSNAGGLGIIGAGSMYPDILRTHIQRCKAATDKPFGVNVPMLYPDIDQLMEIIVEEGVQVVFTSAGNPKTWTAHLKSKGIKVIHVVSNVRFALKAQEAGVDAVVAEGFEAGGHNGREETTTLCLIPMVKAALDIPVIAAGGIGDGNAMAAVFCLGAEGVQVGSRFVASEESSAHVNFKNTVVEAPEGATTLTLKELAPVRLIRNKFFNDIQEAYSRCASVDELKEILGRARAKRGMFEGDLDEGELEIGQVSGHIRDIKPAAEIVNQIWTEFKEACRCIGQMASSS; this is encoded by the coding sequence ATGGAGGACAATAGAATCACCCAACTTTTAGGAATTGAATTGCCGATCATCCAAGCCGGAATGATCTGGTGTTCGGGATGGGAATTGGCCAGCGCGGTCAGCAATGCTGGTGGTTTGGGCATTATAGGAGCCGGGAGTATGTATCCCGATATTCTGCGTACCCATATTCAAAGGTGCAAAGCGGCCACCGATAAACCCTTTGGGGTCAACGTCCCGATGCTTTATCCGGACATCGATCAACTCATGGAGATCATTGTTGAAGAAGGTGTACAAGTTGTATTCACTTCTGCCGGAAATCCAAAAACCTGGACGGCCCACCTCAAGAGCAAAGGAATCAAAGTCATTCACGTCGTCAGCAATGTCCGGTTTGCACTGAAGGCCCAAGAGGCAGGAGTGGATGCGGTTGTTGCCGAGGGCTTTGAGGCCGGAGGTCATAATGGCCGGGAGGAGACAACGACCCTTTGCTTGATTCCCATGGTAAAGGCTGCCTTAGACATTCCAGTCATTGCTGCGGGAGGCATTGGAGATGGAAATGCCATGGCCGCTGTATTCTGCCTTGGTGCCGAAGGAGTCCAAGTGGGAAGCCGATTTGTTGCCTCTGAGGAGAGCTCGGCGCATGTCAACTTCAAGAATACTGTAGTGGAAGCGCCTGAAGGAGCGACCACCTTAACCCTAAAGGAGCTCGCACCCGTTCGGCTCATTCGAAATAAGTTCTTCAACGACATTCAAGAGGCCTATTCCAGGTGCGCTTCGGTGGACGAGCTCAAAGAAATTCTCGGCAGAGCACGAGCGAAACGAGGTATGTTCGAAGGAGATTTGGACGAAGGTGAATTGGAGATCGGTCAGGTGAGCGGCCACATTCGCGATATTAAGCCAGCCGCGGAAATTGTCAATCAAATTT
- a CDS encoding S8 family serine peptidase produces the protein MKSWFLILALSAASIVGAQDSGKMWIFFSDRGPVADRIERVTDHYSDRAIERRERQNISWTASDLPVFEDYILALRADGLQIVQHSHWLNAVSVRADDAFQRWNRRNLPDFVDRVEPVRQWSYELGDEDLPPSKAFGSSDADYGDALQQIEMINGLGLHAAGYRGEGMTIAVLDGGFFGAEGMAVFDHVRESGRLVGVKDFVDGGDSVYVSSTHGTFVWSIMAANEPGVMIGTAPDANYLLARTEDTGSETMVEEDNWVAGAEWADSAGADLINSSLGYTRFDGDVGYTYEDMDGNTTIVTRGADMAASKGILVVNSNGNYAQSSWRYMGAPADGDSVFSIGAVNRDEEYASFSSVGPTYDGRIKPNVTALGEQATIATLNGGTARGNGTSFSAPVITGMTAALWGRLPEHSNWKVMKAVEASAHLAQRPNNEMGYGIPDYGLAYELLLNATDSLAVVRDPWNVFPNPFVNELNIVLSGPVSSDAVFRLSTIHGQRISDVAFGGDYYLRLSLPSDLPAGVYLLEWWANGERQEVKKVIRRHGGQ, from the coding sequence ATGAAAAGTTGGTTCCTCATTCTGGCCTTGAGTGCCGCGTCCATCGTTGGAGCGCAGGATTCAGGTAAAATGTGGATCTTCTTCAGCGATCGAGGTCCCGTCGCGGACCGCATCGAACGGGTAACCGATCACTATTCGGACCGAGCCATCGAGCGCCGCGAGCGGCAGAACATTTCGTGGACGGCTTCTGATCTTCCCGTTTTCGAGGACTATATTTTGGCCCTACGGGCCGATGGACTCCAAATCGTCCAGCACAGCCATTGGCTCAATGCGGTATCCGTCCGCGCAGATGATGCCTTTCAGCGCTGGAACCGGCGTAACCTTCCCGATTTTGTTGATCGAGTAGAACCGGTTCGTCAATGGAGCTATGAGCTCGGTGATGAGGACCTTCCTCCGTCCAAGGCATTCGGCTCCAGCGATGCGGATTATGGAGATGCGCTTCAGCAAATTGAGATGATTAACGGGTTGGGCCTTCATGCAGCAGGGTATCGCGGTGAAGGCATGACCATAGCTGTCTTAGACGGCGGTTTCTTCGGTGCAGAAGGCATGGCTGTTTTTGATCATGTCCGAGAATCTGGTCGATTGGTGGGCGTTAAAGATTTTGTGGACGGAGGCGATTCCGTCTACGTTTCCAGCACTCATGGGACCTTTGTATGGAGTATAATGGCCGCTAATGAGCCCGGCGTAATGATTGGAACGGCTCCAGATGCAAATTACCTCCTTGCCCGAACGGAAGATACAGGATCAGAAACGATGGTGGAAGAAGACAATTGGGTGGCCGGTGCGGAATGGGCGGACTCCGCCGGAGCAGATTTGATCAATTCGAGTCTAGGCTATACTCGGTTCGACGGGGATGTGGGCTACACCTATGAAGACATGGACGGCAACACGACCATCGTAACGCGAGGGGCAGATATGGCTGCCAGTAAAGGGATTTTGGTGGTCAATAGCAACGGGAACTACGCGCAGAGCTCATGGCGATACATGGGTGCTCCGGCCGATGGAGACTCCGTTTTTTCCATTGGTGCCGTCAATCGAGATGAGGAATACGCTTCGTTTAGCTCCGTGGGTCCCACTTATGACGGACGTATCAAACCGAACGTCACTGCCCTTGGGGAGCAGGCTACCATCGCCACGTTGAATGGAGGAACTGCTCGTGGGAATGGAACCAGTTTTTCAGCTCCGGTGATCACGGGAATGACGGCCGCTCTGTGGGGAAGACTACCCGAACACAGCAACTGGAAGGTGATGAAGGCGGTTGAAGCCAGTGCGCACTTAGCTCAAAGACCCAACAATGAGATGGGCTATGGGATACCAGATTACGGATTGGCTTATGAGCTGTTGTTGAACGCTACGGACAGCTTAGCTGTGGTGCGGGATCCTTGGAATGTTTTTCCGAACCCCTTTGTCAACGAATTGAATATTGTGCTGAGTGGACCGGTTTCATCAGATGCGGTCTTTCGCCTCTCGACCATTCACGGTCAACGAATCTCCGATGTGGCTTTTGGAGGCGACTATTATCTTCGGTTATCTTTACCTTCCGACCTGCCGGCCGGTGTCTACCTTTTGGAATGGTGGGCCAATGGCGAGCGTCAGGAGGTTAAAAAAGTGATCCGAAGACATGGAGGACAATAG
- the mnmA gene encoding tRNA 2-thiouridine(34) synthase MnmA encodes MARVVVGLSGGVDSSVAAHLLIEQGHEVIGLFMRNWVDDSVIIDAECPWVEDSNDAMLVAEKLGIPFQVIDLSEEYKERIVDYMFYEYEHGRTPNPDVLCNREIKFDTFLKAAMKLNADFVATGHYCRKITTLDKAGQPVHHLLKGQDPNKDQSYFLCQLSQEQLSKALFPIGHLEKPEVRRLAKELDLVTAEKKDSQGLCFIGKVRLPDFLQQQLKPKTGEILEIAPDAEVYAEGTEPSDEDRDAWLAHQSKPFRYERRDGKVVGEHSGAHYFTIGQRKGLAVGGTAEPLFVVGTDVDENVIYTGQSHEHPGLWRAGLFIKTEEVHWVREDLRLAPGEELRVDARFRYRQPLRGATLYMRDHGLYVIFDEKQSAITPGQFAAWYIGDELIGSGVISE; translated from the coding sequence ATGGCAAGAGTAGTAGTAGGACTTAGTGGAGGCGTGGACAGCAGCGTTGCGGCGCATTTGCTCATTGAGCAAGGGCATGAGGTGATCGGACTGTTTATGCGCAATTGGGTAGATGACAGTGTGATCATCGATGCCGAATGCCCCTGGGTGGAGGATTCGAACGACGCCATGTTGGTCGCTGAAAAGCTCGGTATTCCCTTTCAGGTCATTGACTTGAGCGAAGAGTACAAGGAGCGAATTGTGGACTACATGTTCTACGAATACGAGCATGGAAGAACGCCGAATCCAGATGTCTTGTGCAACCGCGAAATCAAGTTTGACACCTTTTTGAAAGCGGCCATGAAGCTCAATGCCGATTTTGTGGCAACCGGGCACTACTGCCGCAAGATCACGACGCTGGACAAGGCGGGTCAGCCCGTACATCATCTACTTAAGGGTCAAGATCCGAATAAGGACCAAAGCTATTTCCTTTGTCAACTCAGTCAAGAGCAGCTTTCGAAGGCCCTTTTCCCCATTGGCCATTTGGAAAAACCCGAAGTGCGACGTTTGGCTAAAGAACTGGACCTTGTGACTGCGGAGAAGAAGGACTCCCAAGGCCTTTGCTTTATCGGTAAGGTTCGTCTTCCTGACTTTTTACAACAGCAGCTCAAGCCCAAAACGGGAGAAATTTTGGAGATCGCTCCAGATGCCGAAGTATATGCCGAGGGGACAGAGCCTTCTGATGAGGATCGCGATGCGTGGTTAGCTCATCAAAGCAAACCCTTCCGGTACGAGCGACGTGATGGAAAAGTAGTGGGCGAGCATTCCGGAGCACATTACTTCACCATTGGTCAGCGAAAAGGCTTGGCCGTGGGAGGTACGGCGGAACCGCTCTTTGTGGTGGGGACAGATGTAGATGAGAACGTGATCTACACAGGACAAAGCCACGAGCACCCTGGCCTTTGGCGGGCCGGTCTCTTCATCAAAACCGAAGAGGTGCACTGGGTACGCGAGGATTTGCGTCTGGCTCCGGGTGAAGAGCTACGGGTCGATGCCCGTTTCCGCTATCGTCAACCCCTTCGCGGAGCAACGCTCTACATGCGCGACCACGGGTTGTATGTGATTTTTGACGAGAAGCAAAGCGCCATCACCCCTGGCCAATTCGCCGCCTGGTACATTGGCGACGAACTGATCGGCTCTGGTGTCATCAGCGAATAA
- a CDS encoding toxin-antitoxin system YwqK family antitoxin: MKMKHFITLFFALTGGWICAQPSFNELDAEGRRHGPWKKNFKDGGVRYEGTFEHGEEVGTFTFYYPDGAKAAVKEYGVGPGDCYATMYHVTGKLFAQGSYVDTFKIGQWNYWDARGNFVSQEHYVDGVQDGKQYSFYTDSAVAEITHYEMGELHGDWRIYYDDGTLRAAGTYDHGALAGVAEYYNPTGDMDSKGKYYQGEKDGWWIFYENKKPVRKVLYDRGKEIEAEDL; the protein is encoded by the coding sequence GTGAAAATGAAGCACTTCATCACCTTATTTTTCGCCCTCACGGGCGGATGGATTTGCGCGCAGCCGAGTTTCAACGAACTCGATGCTGAAGGCCGTCGTCACGGTCCCTGGAAAAAGAATTTCAAGGACGGAGGAGTTCGCTATGAGGGCACCTTTGAGCATGGCGAAGAAGTTGGTACGTTCACCTTTTATTATCCCGATGGGGCCAAAGCTGCGGTCAAAGAGTACGGCGTAGGGCCAGGGGACTGCTATGCGACCATGTATCACGTTACCGGAAAACTCTTTGCGCAAGGAAGCTACGTGGATACCTTCAAAATTGGTCAGTGGAATTACTGGGATGCGCGCGGGAACTTTGTCTCCCAGGAGCATTATGTGGACGGAGTTCAGGACGGAAAACAGTACTCCTTCTACACGGACAGTGCAGTTGCGGAGATCACGCATTACGAGATGGGTGAACTCCATGGAGATTGGCGAATCTATTACGACGATGGTACGCTTCGTGCCGCAGGCACTTATGATCATGGAGCCTTAGCGGGAGTGGCTGAATACTATAATCCAACGGGGGATATGGACTCGAAGGGCAAGTATTATCAAGGTGAGAAGGACGGATGGTGGATCTTCTATGAGAACAAAAAGCCCGTCCGTAAGGTATTGTATGACCGCGGAAAGGAAATAGAAGCGGAGGATTTGTAA
- a CDS encoding methyltransferase domain-containing protein — protein sequence MKKIISWLIRYVPRKHLQRVSHIGLRVISVFYRGNNVMCPVNGRTYRKFLPYGRLKPRDNALCPDSLSLERHRLLWLYFKEKTNLFSEEVRFLHVAPELCFMDHFEEAPNIEYVTADIESPLAKVKMDIHDIPFPENSFDVVVCNHVMEHVDDDIKCMSEIHRVLKPGGWAIMQVPQDYDREETLEDPTITDPKERERVYWQSDHVRLYGRDYGKRLAKAGFNVKEDQFLEELGPEKQRYYALPGREIIYFCTK from the coding sequence ATGAAAAAAATCATCTCTTGGTTGATCCGATATGTGCCCCGCAAGCATTTACAGCGCGTGAGCCACATTGGGCTTCGGGTTATTTCCGTTTTTTATCGTGGAAACAACGTCATGTGTCCGGTCAATGGCCGCACCTACCGCAAGTTTTTGCCCTACGGACGATTGAAGCCAAGAGATAATGCACTCTGTCCAGACAGTCTTTCATTAGAACGTCACCGACTCCTTTGGCTCTACTTTAAAGAAAAGACCAACCTCTTTTCAGAAGAAGTACGCTTCTTGCACGTTGCTCCAGAGCTCTGCTTCATGGATCACTTCGAAGAAGCACCTAACATTGAATACGTGACGGCGGACATCGAAAGTCCCTTGGCCAAGGTCAAGATGGACATTCACGACATTCCTTTTCCAGAGAATAGTTTTGACGTTGTCGTGTGCAATCACGTAATGGAGCATGTAGACGACGACATCAAATGTATGAGCGAAATTCACCGGGTCCTCAAGCCGGGTGGATGGGCCATTATGCAGGTGCCACAAGACTACGATCGCGAAGAGACCTTGGAAGATCCTACCATTACGGATCCCAAAGAACGGGAGCGCGTATACTGGCAAAGCGATCACGTGCGTTTGTACGGTAGAGACTACGGTAAGCGTTTGGCCAAGGCGGGCTTCAACGTGAAGGAAGACCAATTCTTAGAGGAGCTCGGTCCCGAAAAGCAGCGTTACTACGCATTGCCCGGACGAGAGATCATCTACTTCTGCACCAAGTAG
- a CDS encoding glycosyltransferase gives MRLSFIVPVYNRPDEVEELLSSLKTQTDPDFELILVEDGSDSDSKHVVEKYSDDLDIHYFYKENAGPSIARNYGIERASGDYFLFVDSDCILPSHYVAEVRRYLTEHPDVQAFGGPDMADKSFNTLQKSISYSLTSFLTTGGIRGGKKQVDKFHPRSFNLGFSRKVYEQMGGFPDTRLHPGEDMILAIEIIKGGFQTALISEAFVYHKRRTSLSQYKRQVYRFGFVRIVISTMYPDTFKPFFLIPTAFTAGFVLAVLGAIISEPWMLGSYLIYFLLVFLDATVKNRSIVVGLLSLVTTAIQMYGYGTGVAFSLWKRWTMKEAKYLEWAETYRG, from the coding sequence TTGAGGCTTTCATTTATTGTTCCGGTATACAACCGACCGGATGAGGTCGAGGAACTTCTTTCCAGTTTAAAGACCCAGACCGATCCTGATTTCGAATTAATTCTGGTGGAGGACGGAAGCGATTCCGACAGCAAGCACGTCGTCGAAAAATACAGCGATGACCTGGACATCCACTACTTCTACAAGGAAAACGCCGGTCCGTCCATCGCCCGAAACTACGGTATCGAACGCGCTTCGGGAGATTATTTTCTCTTTGTTGATTCCGACTGCATTCTTCCCTCACATTATGTGGCGGAGGTACGACGCTATCTTACGGAGCATCCTGATGTACAGGCTTTTGGAGGGCCAGACATGGCCGATAAGAGCTTTAATACACTACAAAAATCCATCAGCTATAGTCTGACCAGCTTTCTCACTACTGGTGGGATTCGCGGAGGAAAAAAACAGGTGGATAAGTTTCATCCTCGATCCTTTAATCTCGGGTTTTCGCGCAAAGTGTACGAGCAGATGGGTGGTTTTCCCGATACTCGACTTCACCCGGGCGAAGACATGATCTTGGCCATTGAAATCATCAAAGGTGGTTTCCAGACGGCCCTTATCTCAGAGGCTTTTGTGTACCACAAGAGAAGAACGAGCTTGAGTCAGTACAAACGTCAGGTATATCGCTTCGGCTTTGTGCGCATCGTTATTTCCACGATGTATCCCGATACGTTTAAGCCTTTCTTTTTGATTCCTACGGCCTTCACGGCCGGATTCGTATTGGCGGTACTCGGCGCAATTATAAGTGAGCCCTGGATGTTAGGATCTTACCTGATCTACTTTTTACTCGTATTCCTAGATGCTACGGTGAAAAACAGATCCATTGTCGTAGGCCTGCTGTCACTCGTCACAACGGCCATTCAAATGTACGGTTATGGCACCGGCGTTGCCTTTTCGCTCTGGAAGCGCTGGACCATGAAAGAGGCTAAATACCTTGAATGGGCAGAGACCTACCGAGGCTAA
- a CDS encoding glycosyltransferase family 2 protein, translated as MDLSIVVPLLNEAESLPELTAWIDRVCVEHGVTYEVIFVDDGSTDNSWAVIEELRSEFPGVKGIKFRRNYGKSAALNEGFGMAEGGVVITMDADLQDSPDEIPELMRMITEDGYDLVSGWKKKRKDPISKTIPTKLFNWATRRISGIQLHDFNCGLKSYRNDVVKNVEVYGEMHRYIPFLAKNAGFAKITEKVVHHQERKYGRTKFGLDRFVNGYLDLLSLYFVSRFGKRPMHFFGLLGSIMFFIGFVASGWIGGYKLWALNAGLKPGLVTDNPWFFIALTTMILGTLLFLAGFIAEMVHQNNRERSQYNIGQKLGW; from the coding sequence TTGGACTTATCCATTGTTGTTCCCTTATTGAATGAGGCGGAATCCTTGCCCGAATTGACGGCCTGGATTGACCGCGTTTGCGTTGAACATGGCGTCACTTATGAAGTCATTTTTGTGGATGATGGATCAACCGATAATTCCTGGGCCGTAATTGAGGAATTGCGCTCCGAATTTCCTGGTGTAAAAGGAATCAAGTTTCGCCGAAACTACGGAAAGTCCGCAGCCTTGAATGAAGGCTTTGGCATGGCTGAAGGCGGAGTCGTTATTACGATGGACGCCGATTTACAGGATAGTCCTGACGAGATTCCGGAATTGATGCGCATGATCACTGAGGACGGATACGACCTTGTGAGTGGTTGGAAGAAAAAGCGCAAGGACCCCATCAGCAAGACCATTCCAACGAAGCTCTTTAATTGGGCGACACGTCGAATCAGTGGCATTCAACTCCACGATTTCAATTGTGGACTTAAGAGCTATCGAAATGATGTGGTCAAGAATGTCGAGGTCTACGGGGAAATGCACCGCTATATTCCTTTTTTAGCGAAGAACGCTGGTTTTGCGAAGATTACAGAGAAGGTCGTTCACCACCAAGAGCGGAAGTATGGCAGAACCAAGTTCGGCCTGGACCGCTTTGTCAATGGCTACTTGGATCTACTATCGCTGTATTTCGTTTCGCGCTTTGGAAAGCGTCCAATGCACTTCTTTGGGCTCTTGGGAAGCATCATGTTCTTCATAGGATTTGTGGCTTCCGGCTGGATTGGAGGGTATAAATTATGGGCACTTAATGCCGGACTAAAACCGGGATTGGTGACCGATAACCCTTGGTTTTTCATTGCGTTGACGACCATGATTCTTGGAACACTTCTGTTTCTGGCGGGCTTCATTGCCGAGATGGTGCATCAGAACAACAGAGAGCGCAGTCAGTACAACATTGGGCAAAAGCTCGGCTGGTAG
- a CDS encoding DUF4199 domain-containing protein, translating to MNQDMKKIAINYALISAGIGILYTLIGYITGSTSLFTTWYIGLAIAAVGIVITVVGTNKYKGTQDGFMSFKDAFTVSFLILFLAGLISTVFNILMFNVIDPGFAEELNQAILESTVGMMERMGAPEETITQQIETMESKGGQFSFGNQIKGFGMALIFYGVLALIIAAFTKKKAPEFMDAGTTEGSED from the coding sequence ATGAATCAAGACATGAAAAAGATCGCCATTAATTATGCACTCATTAGTGCTGGTATTGGAATTCTGTATACGTTAATCGGTTACATTACCGGTTCAACCAGCCTGTTTACGACCTGGTATATTGGATTGGCCATTGCCGCAGTCGGAATTGTGATTACCGTTGTAGGAACGAACAAGTACAAAGGAACGCAAGACGGATTCATGTCGTTTAAAGATGCCTTTACCGTCAGTTTCCTCATCCTCTTTTTGGCGGGATTGATCAGTACGGTATTTAATATTCTCATGTTCAACGTCATCGACCCTGGGTTTGCCGAGGAATTGAACCAAGCTATTTTGGAAAGTACTGTTGGCATGATGGAGCGTATGGGCGCTCCTGAAGAGACGATTACTCAACAAATCGAAACCATGGAGTCAAAGGGTGGTCAATTCAGCTTTGGCAACCAGATTAAAGGTTTCGGTATGGCCCTTATATTTTACGGGGTATTGGCATTAATTATCGCGGCCTTTACCAAGAAAAAGGCACCTGAATTCATGGATGCTGGTACTACTGAAGGTAGCGAAGACTAA
- the fsa gene encoding fructose-6-phosphate aldolase: MKFFIDTANLDQIREAQDLGILDGVTTNPSLMAKEGITGQDNIIQHYVDICDIVDGDVSAEVVATDFDGIVREGEALAALHDQIVVKVPMIREGVKAIKHFSDNGIKTNCTLIFSASQALLAAKAGASYVSPFLGRLDDISNDGLQLIEEIRIIFDNYGYETEILAASIRHPLHIKDCAMIGADVITSPLSAIAALFKHPLTDIGLEKFLADHAKGNS; this comes from the coding sequence ATGAAGTTCTTCATCGACACCGCAAATCTCGACCAAATCCGTGAAGCTCAGGACCTCGGAATTCTGGACGGCGTAACCACTAATCCATCTTTGATGGCCAAGGAGGGTATTACTGGTCAGGACAACATCATCCAACACTATGTTGATATTTGCGACATCGTTGATGGAGACGTCAGTGCCGAAGTTGTGGCCACGGACTTTGATGGAATCGTACGTGAAGGAGAAGCCCTAGCAGCACTGCATGATCAAATTGTTGTTAAAGTGCCCATGATTCGTGAAGGTGTTAAAGCCATTAAGCACTTTTCAGACAACGGAATTAAAACCAACTGCACTCTAATTTTCAGCGCCTCACAAGCCTTGTTGGCCGCAAAAGCAGGTGCATCCTATGTAAGTCCATTCTTGGGACGCTTGGACGACATCAGCAATGATGGACTTCAATTGATCGAAGAAATCCGCATCATTTTTGACAACTACGGCTACGAAACGGAAATATTGGCCGCAAGTATTCGTCATCCGCTACACATCAAAGATTGCGCGATGATTGGAGCGGACGTGATTACTTCTCCTTTGAGCGCAATTGCCGCCTTGTTCAAGCACCCACTGACAGACATTGGGCTCGAAAAATTCTTGGCAGACCACGCCAAAGGGAATTCGTAA
- a CDS encoding threonylcarbamoyl-AMP synthase, whose product MSELLKIYPENPHDSAINKVVDALRRGGIVIVPTDSVYAFACDLSQTKAMEKLAQLKGTRLEEANFSIVFNDLTMLSDYTRPIPTSVFKLLKRTLPGPYTYIMNATNKIPKLFHHKKKTVGIRIPDNGVPLAIVQALGNPIAVSSIHDPDNVVEYTTDPELIHERYARMVEITINGGIGDNEPSTIIDCTGNEPTLIREGKGSVAEL is encoded by the coding sequence ATGTCAGAACTCCTCAAGATCTACCCGGAGAATCCACACGACAGCGCCATTAACAAAGTAGTCGATGCACTTCGCAGAGGCGGCATTGTCATTGTTCCGACGGATTCGGTATACGCTTTCGCGTGTGACTTAAGTCAAACCAAGGCCATGGAAAAACTTGCTCAACTGAAGGGCACGCGTCTAGAAGAGGCGAATTTTTCCATCGTTTTCAATGACTTGACCATGCTTTCCGATTATACTCGGCCCATCCCTACTTCGGTCTTCAAGCTATTGAAACGCACCCTGCCAGGACCGTATACGTACATCATGAACGCCACAAATAAGATCCCCAAGCTCTTCCATCACAAAAAGAAGACCGTCGGGATTCGTATTCCGGATAACGGAGTACCATTGGCCATTGTACAAGCTCTTGGCAATCCAATCGCAGTAAGTTCCATTCACGATCCCGACAATGTGGTGGAATACACAACTGATCCAGAATTGATTCACGAGCGCTATGCGCGTATGGTTGAGATTACCATTAATGGAGGTATTGGGGACAATGAGCCCTCAACCATCATTGACTGCACCGGAAATGAACCGACCCTCATCCGGGAAGGAAAAGGGTCGGTTGCTGAGTTGTAA
- a CDS encoding RNA polymerase sigma factor codes for MKTEPKRPPLDPKDYLIEQCRNGDQRAMMELYDRYARAMYNTCKRLLNDETDAEDAMQEAFMKAFDRLDQFSGGVTFGAWLKKIVVHQCLDRIKKREIEWISTEETILQPVAEAEDDRGTYQVEQVHRAIDALPGGYKMILSLYLLEGYDHEEIAQILCIDPGTSRSQFARAKNKLKHILTERHHVG; via the coding sequence ATGAAAACCGAACCGAAAAGACCTCCCTTGGATCCAAAGGATTACTTGATTGAGCAGTGTCGCAATGGGGATCAGCGCGCGATGATGGAGCTGTACGACCGATATGCACGGGCCATGTACAACACCTGCAAGCGACTCCTGAATGACGAGACAGACGCGGAAGATGCCATGCAAGAGGCCTTTATGAAGGCCTTTGATCGACTCGATCAATTCTCAGGAGGAGTGACGTTCGGAGCCTGGCTCAAAAAGATTGTGGTTCATCAGTGTTTGGATCGTATCAAGAAAAGAGAAATTGAATGGATCAGCACAGAAGAGACGATCCTTCAACCCGTAGCCGAAGCTGAAGATGACCGAGGAACGTATCAGGTGGAACAGGTCCATCGAGCTATTGATGCGCTACCAGGTGGATATAAAATGATATTGAGTCTGTACCTACTTGAAGGTTACGACCACGAAGAAATAGCGCAAATCTTGTGTATTGATCCAGGAACGAGTCGGTCGCAGTTTGCACGAGCAAAAAACAAACTGAAGCATATTTTAACAGAACGTCATCATGTCGGATAA